A single genomic interval of Candidatus Methylomirabilota bacterium harbors:
- a CDS encoding cobalamin-independent methionine synthase II family protein, producing MQRSTDRILTTHTGSLPRPDELTRTMFAKEEGVPVDPAALAAGIRSAVTEVVRKQADIGLDIINDGEFSKPSYATYVKDRLAGFEGASHPLQYRDLVDFPGMARRVFGDPGRARRKTPACTGPVALRDPDAARADVANLQAALPHVAAREGFLTAASPGVISLFFHNDHYPSHESYLFAIAEAMKHEYEAVAAAGFVLQVDCPDLAMGRHIQFADLSVQEFRKMARLHLAALDHALAKVPPDRVRLHLCWGNYEGPHHYDVPLADILDLVLAARPGAVSFEGANPRHAHEWRVFEKVKVPDGKLIIPGVIDSTTNFIEHPALIAERIERYARLAGRENVIAGTDCGFGTWVGQAAVDPDIVWAKLGSLAEGARLASRELW from the coding sequence ACGACCCACACGGGCAGCCTGCCTCGACCCGATGAGCTGACCCGCACGATGTTCGCGAAGGAGGAAGGCGTCCCCGTCGATCCCGCGGCCCTGGCCGCGGGAATTCGCTCGGCCGTCACCGAGGTCGTGCGCAAGCAAGCCGACATCGGCCTCGACATCATCAATGACGGCGAATTCAGCAAGCCGAGCTATGCGACCTACGTCAAGGACCGGCTCGCGGGCTTCGAGGGCGCCAGCCATCCGCTCCAGTACCGCGACCTCGTGGACTTTCCCGGCATGGCCCGCCGTGTCTTCGGGGACCCTGGCCGCGCGCGACGCAAGACCCCCGCGTGCACCGGCCCCGTCGCCCTCCGCGACCCGGACGCGGCCCGCGCGGATGTGGCCAACCTCCAGGCCGCCCTCCCCCACGTCGCCGCTCGCGAAGGATTCCTGACTGCCGCCTCTCCCGGCGTCATCTCCCTCTTTTTCCACAATGACCACTATCCGAGTCACGAGAGCTATCTCTTCGCCATCGCGGAGGCCATGAAGCACGAGTACGAGGCGGTGGCCGCGGCGGGATTCGTCCTCCAGGTCGACTGTCCCGATCTCGCGATGGGACGCCATATCCAGTTCGCGGACCTGAGCGTCCAGGAATTCCGCAAGATGGCGCGGCTGCACCTGGCGGCGCTCGACCACGCGCTCGCCAAGGTGCCGCCGGACCGGGTGCGCCTGCACCTCTGCTGGGGTAACTACGAAGGCCCGCACCATTACGATGTCCCGCTGGCCGACATTCTCGATCTCGTGCTGGCGGCCCGGCCGGGCGCCGTCTCCTTCGAGGGCGCCAACCCGCGCCACGCCCATGAGTGGCGCGTGTTCGAGAAGGTCAAGGTGCCGGACGGCAAGCTCATTATCCCCGGCGTCATCGACTCGACGACCAATTTCATCGAGCACCCGGCCCTGATCGCCGAGCGCATCGAGCGCTACGCGCGCCTCGCCGGCCGCGAGAACGTCATCGCCGGAACAGACTGCGGTTTCGGCACCTGGGTGGGCCAGGCCGCCGTCGACCCGGACATCGTGTGGGCCAAGCTCGGCAGCCTCGCGGAAGGGGCACGCTTGGCCTCGCGGGAGCTCTGGTAG